The proteins below are encoded in one region of Lactuca sativa cultivar Salinas chromosome 3, Lsat_Salinas_v11, whole genome shotgun sequence:
- the LOC111920796 gene encoding protein HAPLESS 2 produces MRPCITIAVFFLLISYHLVNGGVQLLSKSKLEKCEKVSENAPLNCTKKIVINLAVPSEASGNEASIVAEVVEVEEKSTDNMRTVREPPVITVNKSAAYAQYHLTYIRDVPYKPLELSFKTRKCSRYAGANVVGMCETLVDEQGHVIENTRPICCPCGGHRRVPSSCGNFFDKLTKGKANTAHCLRFPGDWFHVFGIGQHSIGFTIRVKVKTGSKVSELVISPGNRTALSSDNFLRVNLIGDYVGYNDVPSFENFFLVVPRQGSPGQPQDLGRNISMWMLLERVRFTLDGNECNKIGVGYDAFNNQPNFCSAPFWACLQNQLWNFWEADQNRIQRNLVPLYGVQGRFERINQHPNAGSQSFSIGITEVLNSNLLIELSADDIEFVYQRSPGKIERITIPNFEALTQFGTATITARNIGEVEASYSLTFDCSIGISQMEEQFFILKPKEMATRSFKVYPMSDQAARYACSAILKDSDFQEADRAECQFTTTATILDNGSVIPWEPPKHGLQGFFESIEDMFFKLWHSMIEFITGKACSAKCSGLFDFQCHIHYLCMKWVLMFGSVFAIFPTVIVLLWLLHENGVFDPVYDWWEDHFWDDDRKAQHIRNLQLHYKKHHKKEKDPKHHKAHAHAHKKGKIKYPEHQHQHQHSHNRFDHDHLHHVKKEKHRHGDEVLKEHHKDKHVSRHDKDKDKHHKHKRRNSIP; encoded by the exons ATGAGACCTTGCATAACGATCGCCGTCTTCTTTCTATTAATCTCTTATCATCTCGTCAATGGCGGCGTCCAACTCCTCTCGAAGTCGAAGCTTGAAAAATGCGAAAAGGTTTCTGAAAATGCTCCTCTTAACTGCACCAAAAAAATCGTCATTAATTTGGCTGTTCCTAGTGAAGCA AGCGGCAACGAAGCATCGATTGTGGCCGaagtggtggaggtggaggaaaAATCGACTGATAACATGAGAACTGTTCGAGAACCGCCGGTGATCACTGTCAATAAGTCTGCCGCCTATGCGCAATATCACTTGACGTACATTAGA GATGTTCCTTATAAACCTCTAGAGCTGTCTTTTAAGACACGCAAGTGTAGTCGTTATGCTGGTGCTAATGTTGTGGGCATGTGTGAGAC GTTAGTAGATGAGCAAGGACATGTCATTGAGAACACCCGG CCAATTTGTTGTCCTTGTGGGGGTCACCGGAGGGTGCCTTCATCATGTGGAAATTTTT TTGATAAGTTGACCAAAGGGAAGGCCAACACTGCACACTGCCTTCGTTTTCCAGGTGATTG GTTCCATGTGTTTGGAATTGGGCAGCATTCAATAGGATTCACCATAAGGGTTAAAGTCAAAACAGGGTCTAAAGTCTCT GAATTAGTTATCAGTCCTGGGAATAGAACAGCCCTGTCAAGTGATAACTTTTTGAGGGTGAATTTAATTGGGGACTATGTTGGATACAATGATGTACCTTCTTTTGAGAATTTCTTTCTTGTTGTTCCAAGACAG GGTAGCCCAGGTCAACCACAAGATTTAGGAAGGAACATTTCTATGTGGATGCTTCTTGAGAGAGTCAGATTCACATTAGATGGAAATGAATGTAATAAAATTGGTGTCGGTTATGATGCTTTTAATAACCAGCCAAATTTCTGTTCTGCTCCTTTTTGGGCTTGTCTGCAAAATCAATTGTGGAACTTTTGGGAA GCTGACCAGAACAGAATCCAACGGAACCTGGTTCCTCTTTATGGTGTGCAAGGGAGATTTGAAAGAATCAATCAACATCCA AATGCAGGAAGCCAATCATTCTCAATTGGGATCACTGAAGTTCTTAATTCAAACCTTTTGATAGAACTTAGTGCTGATGACATAGAATTTGTGTACCAAAG GAGCCCTGGAAAAATTGAAAGAATCACAATCCCAAATTTTGAAGCTCTTACACAGTTCGGGACTGCCACAATCACAGCTAGAAATATTGGTGAAGTGGAAGCATCGTATAGCTTAACG TTTGATTGTTCCATAGGTATCAGCCAGATGGAG gaacaatttttcattttgaaGCCAAAAGAAATGGCAACCAGATCTTTTAAGGTGTACCCGATGTCTGATCAGGCTGCAAGGTATGCATGTTCAG CTATACTGAAGGATTCTGATTTTCAAGAAGCTGATAGAGCAGAGTGCCAGTTTACAACAACAGCCACAATTCTGGACAATGGATCAGTG ATTCCATGGGAACCACCAAAGCATGGTTTACAAGGTTTCTTTGAATCTATTGAGGATATGTTTTTCAAGCTTTGGCATAGTATGATTGAATTTATCACTGGAAAAGCTTGCAG TGCAAAATGCTCTGGGCTTTTTGACTTTCAGtgccatatccattatctctgtaTGAAATGGGTGTTGATGTTTGGTTCGGTTTTTGCAATCTTCCCTACAG TGATTGTCCTACTGTGGCTTCTACACGAGAATGGAGTTTTTGATCCTGTGTATGACTGGTGGGAAGACCATTTTTGGGATGATGACCGAAAAGCCCAACATATTAGAAACTTGCAACTCCATTATAAGAAACATCATAAGAAAGAGAAGGATCCAAAACATCATAAGGCTCATGCTCATGCTCATAAAAAGGGAAAAATCAAATATCCGGaacaccaacaccaacaccaacacAGCCACAATCGTTTTGACCATGATCATCTTCACCATGTTAAGAAAGAAAAGCACAGACATGGTGATGAGGTACTCAAGGAACATCATAAGGACAAACATGTTTCAAGGCATGACAAAGACAAAgacaaacaccataagcataaGAGAAGGAATTCGATACCATGA